The sequence GTAAGTTGACAGGATAAAGTAGCAAATGTTTTACACATGTAAGATGCGGGAATAAAAATAGATTTAGTGACCAAGTCAGCACATGTCCAGACTAACTCACCCGTGCTGAACTCATGCAGCCTGAGCAGTTCCTTGTGAGTGAGTAGACCCAGCGTTAGGTCATCTGTGGGGAGCTTCCCTCCAAACATGAGGGGTGACCTGGCCATGCACCACAGGGTCATGGCTGTCCTCTGTTCCACTGTGGTCAGACGTGTGGACCGTGGGGGGCTGTGGGCTCCACTCAAATGTCCTGTAGGTCATACATATAACCTGCAttgacattaatccgccgggttacataaatccgccactttgaaaaacagctagtaggtttgagagatctctagtgcattATATTTGGGGatattgggttggagatctgtttggacatgttTTCAGGGTGGctgaattatgtaccctggtggaattatgttagtagatgttatagtCACATCCACACAATTGTACACCAACAAGAACAGAATTGAAAATATAATTTGTAAAATTGGCATACTAGTCAGATGTAGCATGTGCTTGCTAACAACAGAAATGAGACACAAGAGAGTACAACTTTAGACAAGTTCCAAAATCAAATGTACTAAATGGTCTCAAATAAAAGCAGAAATACATGCAAAAATATCTTGAGAAAAAGAATTGCAAACTGCTTTTTAAGAATTCTGTTATGACAATATAATATCAAAACAGCAAAGATGACTTAGACACATGTTGCCAGATAAAGAGTACTAAAGACAAATGTGTATAAAACTCCAGCCTCACCTAAATGGCCCAGTGGTAAGAGGTCTAAGTCGGGGTACGTGTCACCTGCACCTATCAGCTTAGCATGCGCAGCAGCTGCTGGGAACTGTTTGGCGATTCCTTCTGCACCTGTCCAGCTGTCCCACGTATCAGCTGCGGGAAAATTTGTCCAGGTGTTCAACATCAAGAGGTTACTTGATTTTGTGACAAGCACATTACAATCAATAATGAATAACACATTCTATGTATCAATATGGGTAAAAAGTAAATTTAGGTATATGGGTAACTTTTTGGTGCATACTAGCCTTAGTAgcaaccgctggctcaatcttttcacttCCTAACTACGGAAGTAAGCAAAAAGACTGAGCCAGTGGTGAGcggttactatggaggatgCCACCAAGGCTAGGtgcatactacatgtaccataaaatTAGCTTTCCACATTTGCATTACAGAGCAGATAGCACACTGTTACGATAATACTCTGACTCATGAATCTCCTGGGCTTTATCATCCAGGCAACTGTGTTGTAGGTCTTTTATCAACATTTCCACAAGCTCAAAAACAAGACACTGGACTCAACTGTGGCACATTGTATTAAACTAGATAGCATCAAAGTGATAGAATCAATGACGCGTAGTACTAATGCATACTTAGCTCCACACTTTCCATTTCAGACTGCAGTTTCTGTTGGGTCTGCATCCCAACAGTAGACAATTCCCATAATTTCACAACTCCGTCTTCCCTCACCTGTTATTCTGTACGTGTCAGCGTACCCGTTATCCACCAACCACTGAGCCACGGTCACGTTAGCGCCGTTCCCCGGAGAATACGACAGCGTCATTGTTCTAGTTGTCTGGGAGACGGCCTGAGAGAACAGCGCCACCTCGTCCTTGTGGATCTCTCCTCCGTAGAAGCAGTCAGCTTTGATTAAGTCCACCCCCCATGAGGAGAACATGTCTGTTATGGACCTGTAGTAGTGCATGGCTGCGGGGTGGGAGGTGTTGATGCCGTAGTTCATGTTGTCCCAGGAGCACTGTGTAGCAGGCAGCGCAATCTGGTCCGCTGTGTACTGCGTGCCGTAGATTCTCAGCTTGTCCTTCACTGCCTGAACAGGAATCCCGCGGAGGAACCACACACCGAACTTCAAACCTGTATAAGGtatcaaaaactttttttgtgtgattatagTTCACCAATACCACTAGTATGAgaggaaaacatttttttctgttttatgaGTTATAACTTGAAGTGACCTGTGTAATGTTGATGATGTGTATGAGAACAAATTAGGTTCTACACATTCAAGCACTGTATATGATTGTCCACAATTCATCTAACAACTCAGTAGATATTACACCATAAAATTACCCCTTGGCCCTGCAGAGCACTTGTATCATAATCTTTTACACATGAATCTCTTGAGTGCATTATATAAACAAGTTCACTGTTAGATAAAATGAACTAAGAACGAAATTAACGACATGCAGCTGATATCCATATGACAATAGGTCTGGTATAGATTACAAAACCATTTAAAGTATCCTATCAAAATCTTAATTGTTACAGTGGGTATGACTAGAAAACATATTTCAGGGCAGAGTTGACAACTGTACCAATGAGCTGTTAACAACACTATGCGATCCAACCAACCTTTGTCCTGAACTTGCCTAGCCAGAATCTCCAGGCCGTTGGTTCCCTTACTGGAGGGGAACCGTTCTGGGTCTGGCAGGGGACGACCAAAGTCATCTAGGTGTGGAGCGCTGGCCGTGATGTTCCAGAACCAACCAGCATCCAGCACCAGGTGGTCGTAGCCGTAATACAGCAGCTGAGCTCTCTGGGCTGCTGCAATCTGGGAAGGACAATGTGAACCAATAAAAGTCAGACTGAAGTCACATTtacttgtgtgtaaatctaCGGAGTTGATTCTGAGTCTACTCCAGGTGAGTTATGCCAtgctcaggtcaggggtcatatgACAATCTGTGAAGGCCCTAGGCGCAAATTACCAAATTTGGAAATTTGTGTTGCTGCTTCAATCTGGGAAGGATAATGTGAATCAGTACCATTTCAACTACAGGTTCAGAATTGTTTTAGACGCAATTGCTTTCCACAAATACAGTTCGAATGCTACTGTAGAAGAAACATTTTATGAAGGAGATATTGTGTTTTTTGCGTATCACCGGCATCTCAGAATCACCTGAACCGTGCTATAGTACACCTGCGGTAGAACTCACCTGTTATCACCTGAACCATGCTATAGTACACCTGCAGTTGAATGCACCTGTTATCACATGCACCTCAGAATCACCTGAACCATACTTTAGTAGACCTGCTATTGAACACACCTGTTATTGCCTGAAGCGAACTATAGTACACCTGCAGTTGAACACACCTCTTATCACTTGGACCTCAGCATTGCATGAGCCACCTGTAGCTGAACAAACCTGAGCCATACTGTAGTACACCTGTTGTTAAACACACCTTGCATGACAAACAGTAAGACCTGCAGTCCCTACCTGGAGCACAGCTGTTTCGTTCATCATCGGGCTGTACCCGTCCATGCTGTCATAGCTGTTCCATCCCCATGGTGCCCGCCCACATGTGCTGAGACAGGTCGTCATCAGGAGAACCACAGCTAGGCACAAAGTCTGGCCTGCACCGTCCATTGTCACTGGTGTTCGGAAAGCTGCCATTTCGGCAAATGAAATCGAAAAGAAAAAAGGATGAGTgtctataataataataataataatatcaggcgtatttgcagccagtgccacaggcaggtacccaatgtgtagggtaatgaggctgtttaacgtgttcgaggcacctcctcgagcacgggacccccgttttacgtccctcccggaagacgatttcgtggaaagcttcgtgaggctacagcaatccggacgtccttggttggtctcccatccaagcactgtccggaccgcgcgttgcttaacttccgagatcgagggatcgggtgtatccaacgcgccacgcggccgtctATGCAGTTTTACGGTATCGATAGAATCGAGTGAAGGAAAAAttaggaaaacaacaacacgaaTATCAACAAATAGTAACTACTGTATCATCAGCAGGTTGCTATTTCTACTAATGCCttaggctattgacaggatcctGATAGTGCATCAGTAGTGTGTAATAATTTTCTGTTAtcgacaggatgatcctgtcaatagctgGAAACAGGAATAGAAGAATCACAAGAAGACTTAGATACCTTTCTAACTTTCTAGCGGACGTTAGCAATTTGAAGCAGGCACGTTTATAAACATCattacactgaaaaacaaataaacctGTATCATGTGACGGGAACGTGGTTTTCTCCGGACCGGCGCACTTTGACCTCACACTTCTGGACAGCCGTTTTGCGGTAATCCTTCCACATATCAACAAAAACCGTGAGAAACACAGTTAACGTTAAGTTCAACATCATAAATACGTAAATTATTTTCTGTCCATTTCTGAAACAGTTACTGTTTGAAAATTAACATTTTGAATGACTGGGCTAACTTTCTGGTTTTACGTCATGCCGTAGTTCGTCCGCGTTGTTGTCAAACATCAGCTGATCGGGAAGTATGGCAGGTGggggtgaggaggaggagtctTTACTCGCCAGTTATTCTGCTCCGCCGGACAGACCGCAGGTAAATACCGACTAGTGTGCATGTGCACTTGTGTGTGGAGGGGGTGGGATGCTTTCTGATGTCCATCTTGACTTGTAAACCGCGTGTCCCCACTACTTTTGACTGTTGTCCCAACTAATAACCTCAGGCGCCTGGGAACTCGGAAGACTTGTCAGTACCTGTCAATAAGAATCTTTTTTGCGCTATTGACAggataacattttgaatgaCACCTCGTGATCCTCTTAAACCTAACCCTtatataaccctaaccctcGGCCTCAGGGTGATTCTATAAATAATTGACATTCCAGAGCAAGGGTAATTAACTATTgatgaagagagaaaaaaaatggccTGGATTTGAACCTGTGGGATTTGCACTCCTAGGTCATCATAACAGTTCACTATATTTAAAAAGAATTCCTGcacttcctgtcaataagacttttttGCACAGTAAGCCACACTCAATCCTGTCAATAGCTATGACGCAATACGGAAGAAATATACTTCTGTATGAAAAGtttcagagtagagtagagttgtttCATCCAGGTAGGAACTCCGGTTCTGGTTTCAGTTCCTGTTTTTAGATGCCACATTTCTGTTCCTGCAGGCTAATGGCACGTTTGGTCACCCCCAGAGGCGGACTCGGCCCGGTAAACCCTTGTCCGTTGTCAGCAAGGTGTGCTTCGCCCTGGGAGGGATGCCGTATCAGATGACCAACAACGTCATCGGCTTCTTCATATCCATCTTTCTCCTGGAAGTTGCGCAGGTAACATATGGCTTCCCCAAATCAGTTGGACTCTGTTGCTTGTGATATTGAATCCATAAAGGGGTCGCCTCCGATTTATAATCAGCAGCTTAAAAACTGAAGGTCCGTTGTGACCCAGTTTGCACTTATGATTTACCATAACAGGATGtcctgagctcctggttccaattagttggtaactgcaGGGAGACCCCGGTTTGAATGAGGAAGGGCATCCctgttggagctgcattcgtcctTTGGAAgtgacataaaatgggggtcctgtgatcaaggaggtacCTTGATCACGATAAAAGATGtttcaacagcctcattactcagatgggtacttTCCGtttgtacttcagatgaatgatAACATCTAACAGGTGGTTTTCCATACCACCTGCAAGTGTCAAGGCAATCACAGGTTTTCATGGGTAATTTAGACACCTGTTTTTCTCCTAACAGATTCGACCTGGCTATGCATCGGTCATCTTGTTCGGGGGCCGTGCCTGGGACGCCATCACTGACCCCCTGGTGGGATTTCTGGTCAGTAAGACCAACACAAGATGGGGCAAGCTGCGACCATGGTAGGTCAGGACTTATTGCAAAAGGGCCAGAAATCATTGAAATATAGATACGTAGATATGATTACATCATACCAAATGATCTAGGTCTATAAGATAAATGATCTAATCAaaatatattgtacattttgtaactttgcAATGGAGTTTGTGAGGTGACAAAAGAAACTCTGTCTCTGTACAGGATCATTTTCTCGGCTCCGTTTGGAGTGGCGTCTTACTTCTTCCTGTGGTACGTGCCAGGAGACTTCAGTGAGGAGGCCAGGCTGGGCTGGTACTTCCTCATGTACTGTCTGTTTGAAGCAGCACTCAGTGTAAGTCACTCACCATCATCAGGCTTACAGGTTCTCTTGAATTTCTAGACGTGCAGACgtgaacacacacactcacacacacacactctcacacacacaaatacacacacacacactctcacacatacacacgcacgcacgcacacacacacatgcacagacacactcatacacacacacacacacacacacacacacacagagtttCTGTTAGTTTACTACTACTGAACAGAATAATGCTTATAGACAATATAGAGTAATTATCAATAAACGACATTAATCTTTTAGCGTAGAGCCtagaactaaacaggatgaccaCTCAGGCTATTAGTTGTTTTTGTTCTAGCTCTGAAGTGTTTCTCTAAACAATCTTCTTGTTGTCTTCAGTGCTTCCATGTGCCTTATACTGCCCTGACCATCTACCTCAGTGCTGACCCAAAGGAGCGGGACTCTGCTACAGCATACAGTAAGTACATGCAAGGACCAACCACAGACTTGGCATATTGGAAAAGAATGCAGCTGGAAAAAAAACGTTGGGCTCAATGTGATGAACTAAGTATGAAAATGCAGGTGTTTTGCAACGGAGATACATATAGAAATTGCAAAATACAGGTGCAAAGGaggtatttgaaaactgtaATTGTTGAACCACTCAAGGATGTAGGTTTTTCATTTATAAGGCACCAAGACATGTAGACACACAATACTTGTGATTGAATTCATATATTTGATCATATATTTGTGCAAGTGTTTATAATTTTCAGCTTCCTACAGATCTGCTAATAATATGATGCACAGGTACATCTAACATACAAATTGTAATTTGGAGTACGAAAAAGTGAGTATATCTACCATTTTACAatgttgtaacgttacttgttaGTTCTGTTCTAACATTATGATCCTCTGTACAGGAATGTTCTGTGAGGTTCTTGGGGTGTTACTGGGCAGTGCTATCCAGGGACAGATCGTTGCTGGTATTGGGGGGTCCACAGAGAAGGACTGCAACAATCCTGGTGCCACTGTCAGTCCTGAGGCCAGGGCAGATATGGTTGGTTCCCACTCTGTGTCATGCTTTTATTCTGAAGATTTGACAATGAttgtacaataattattgttttttctgtgttatctttTTCTGTCTTGCTCTTATGGatttttgttgcttttgaaGCTCAGGTAGTGTTGCTAAGTATAAGATGAAAAACTCTATCATCTAGATTAAGAATTTTACATCTTAAGTACAAGAATGTAAATTTATAAGTGAAAGCAGCTGAATATCTATACCAAAATCTACATAATGCACTTCTTTCCTTATCATCATACTTCTTGTCTCTTGCAGGAAAAGGCATATCTTATTGGTGCTGGTGTAATGGGTGGATTCTACCTCGTTTGTGCTGCAACTGTGTTTTTTGGAGTGAAGGAAAGGAAAGGTGAGTAGATTCTAAAGCAATTTTTGGTTGACAAAACAATTTGACGGGAGTCTTCTAGGACTTTCACGATTGGATAGGTTGGACTTGGTAATTTTCAACTCGTAAGTTTCCAGGATTTACTATTAAACACACCAACATTGATTACAACTTACAAGGACAGCATTTTCAACCTGTAATGTTATCATTTACAGCATAATCTTATACTTAGATACAAATAAAACCATGGGTAGATTTATCAAAATTACCACCATACAGTTCTGACATGTTGTATTTGGTTGGTTCTAAGAAAATTATATCTTTATATCTTATTCCTCTCAGATGTAGAGGGAGGGAGTGAAGAAGAGGAGGCATCATTTTTCCAGGGCCTGAAGCTGGTCTTCAAACACGGCCCTTATGTAAAACTCACCATGAGCTTCCTCTTCCTTTCACTGGCCATTCAGGTGAGGTTTTATCTCCAGGAAAAATGatgtgtttttgatgtgtttgtctgtctatctgaGTGTCTGTTTCaatttgtgtttctggatatttgtggtcagcataagtTAAGGACCTGtggatggattataatgatatttggtatgtgagtaggtgttgggaagtcaaaggtcaacagcgattttgggccccctactgTGTGactttggcactgcagcagagaGAGTATGTATTGCAAGGGTTATTTCAGTTAAGCAATGATGATCACATTGGCCTCAGGAACATGCACAAAAATCATGTTCTTGTTAATGGTATCTAACAAACCGAGGTGCTGAAACTCATGCTGTTGTTGATATTTGTATGTCTGCCTTGCTATCTGCAACCTGATTTACTAAACATTGTGCCTATTTGTATTTCCCACCCAGTCTGTACAGGGGAATTTTGCCTTATTCTGCCAGCATTCCCTCGGCCTGGGCGATCAGTTCCAGAACCTCATCATTGCTCTATTGGTCAGTTCTCTAGTATTACACCCCCTTTCTACTAAAGGCTGCAACCACTGAGCAACCAAACATTTGACAAGTCGCTTAACGAATTTCTTGAATAGAGAATAAATAGTCTTaccttttgtatattttgttgtcttttaaacatacttttacattgtgcATCATCCAGTTATAAAAGCAAAATCCCCACATACTAGTATCCAATTTTGGTTACTCAATGGTTGCACACACAGTTTAGTAGAAAGGCATGCATAGAGATTCTGTAGTCTTATTATCACTTTGATCTTCACATAGTCAGAGACATCTGAATTCAACTTGCCATTGACTTTGTTGTATGGTCTTGTTCTGCTTCTCAAATGTATTTctatacatattcatttctaatATGCTGTTCAGTTTTCCCATCATGCCCTACTCTCCTGGGCACATCCAAGGTATATAAACTTTGATCTTTTTGTATCCACACTTTTTGATCAATTATTATCTTGTAGAAATATAAGGTTGCAATATTGGATATCTGTGATTCCAGTGTCTTGAAATCCCCACAGAattcatttcttcttcttcttcttctacgaTACTGCTGAGCCCGCCTTTCGGCATTTATGTGCATGTTATTTATGGTATGATATAATGTCTTATATTTGGCAACATGATCAGCTAATGTATTGCATGCAATATTGCTGAAAGGATAGAACCAATTTCTCAGTATGTAGAATGCATACTAGAAGTATGTAATTTCGTAAAGTTGTACACCAGCATTGGGCTACATGTTGGTATTGTTTCTATATCCTATCAGTCGTTTCTATATCCTATATTCCATGCATTACATACTAGTAGCCTGGAACATATTTGATTTGTTCCATGTTTTTGTTACTATTGCTTACATGGATGAACAATTGTTGTGTTGTTCTGGCCGTAGGGAGCTGCCATTCTGTGCATGCCAGTCTGGCAATGGTGTCTTGTCAAGTATGGGAAGAAGACAGCTCTCTTCTTGGGAACTGCAGTAAGTTGAAGTTAATACTCTACCTATCATTAATCAACATAGACTGTACAGTTCATGTTACAATACGTCTTCTATCCTGACTGTTACGTTACAACCAACGGCATTTTAGATAGTAAAactaattttgaaattcaagaaAATGTTGATGACTTtcatttgaatgaatgaatgaatggtttattattgtcatttcatgacacaaacatacaaaggcagCCTATTGGCTGAACTGAGGTATGTCTTACTATCAGTTTAAAAGCAAACAGATATACCTAcattaaaacatcacatatcttAATTAACAAGACTCAATTTAAAATATCTACTTACTAAGTGCTTATCTGTGgtgctttgttattgagaaGGTCAACCAGGTACGGTAGTGTAGTCTTTCTATATCTACCGgttctacatttgaattgcgttaactggtatttagacctaaggttcttgccatggagactcacACGGTTTGGAGGCAACCAATTGGAGAACGTCGTGGAGCTTAACAAGGAAGTAGCAAACTTAGCACATAGTTCATGTTGTCGGTTACATAGAGATGGCAGTGACAATTGATTCAGTGACATGCTATAGCTAACAAAGTTGGGGCCAAGAATTATACGACAAGCTCTTCTTTGTACATTCTCAATAGCTCGAGATTGGGCATTAGTAATACCTGGGTGCCACACAGGGCATGCATATTCCAGAGTTGGTCGTATAAAGCCAACGAAGACTAGTGTTAAGTCTGTAGTGTCAAGGCCATGTCTCTTAAGTACCCGCAACAAGTACATTTCATTTGACATgatgtaaaacctccttgctatgatCATCAGTAACAAACTTGTTTGATACTTTTGTCCCAGGTATTTATCCCCACCCTGTTTACACTGTTGTACATCCCGGGAAACCCTTATGCGGTCTACCCCATCACCATACTTGGTGGTGTCGGCATCTCTGTTGCCTTCCTGCTGCCATGGTAAGTCATTGATAGTACTGTGAAACTACACTCTTACACTTCGACTTACAGTCAAACACGAGTCGAAGATGTGTGAAAGTTTAAAAAACAGGATGATGGGAAAGTAAAAGGGagtattttttcaaaattcttgAAAGGTCAGTGAAGGCTTTGTGTTCCCTTTACAATTTTTGTGATGATGTAGTTTTCTTATTTTCATGCATTGTATCAGCTTTCTATTTCTGTTAGGTCATGAATAGTCAAAGACATTACAGAACGGTGGCTCCAAGTGGACCCATTTTAAAATTTGAGTACCTAGCTGCTGACCACTTTGTTGGCTTACTTgtggtacattgtatttccaGGTCCATGTTACCTGATGTTGTGGATGATTTCACACTGAAGACAGGCACGAGGAGGGAGGCCATCTTCTACTCCTTCTATGTCTTCTTCACCAAGTTTGCTGCTGGTATTTCTTTAGGCCTGTCCACTCTCAGCCTGGAGTAAGTAAAACTTGTTCATGTTgaaagaaatgacaacaaagcTTTTTTGGTGAACAGTGGTTTGAAACTTAACAATTtatcataatactgtaaatcttataatgtttgcagttgttcatttgctctctttttttttctctctctgtgATCATGACCTGTCCACCATAAGTTCATGACACGGTGAatatgtttccaatgtattgctACTATACggtagaattgtttcaaccacaaactttaaacaca comes from Branchiostoma lanceolatum isolate klBraLanc5 chromosome 2, klBraLanc5.hap2, whole genome shotgun sequence and encodes:
- the LOC136428705 gene encoding sodium-dependent lysophosphatidylcholine symporter 1-B-like, producing MAGGGEEEESLLASYSAPPDRPQANGTFGHPQRRTRPGKPLSVVSKVCFALGGMPYQMTNNVIGFFISIFLLEVAQIRPGYASVILFGGRAWDAITDPLVGFLVSKTNTRWGKLRPWIIFSAPFGVASYFFLWYVPGDFSEEARLGWYFLMYCLFEAALSCFHVPYTALTIYLSADPKERDSATAYRMFCEVLGVLLGSAIQGQIVAGIGGSTEKDCNNPGATVSPEARADMEKAYLIGAGVMGGFYLVCAATVFFGVKERKDVEGGSEEEEASFFQGLKLVFKHGPYVKLTMSFLFLSLAIQSVQGNFALFCQHSLGLGDQFQNLIIALLGAAILCMPVWQWCLVKYGKKTALFLGTAVFIPTLFTLLYIPGNPYAVYPITILGGVGISVAFLLPWSMLPDVVDDFTLKTGTRREAIFYSFYVFFTKFAAGISLGLSTLSLEAAGYVTGACSQSDVVGFTLRMLVAPAPIVFIIISLLFLWSYPITEERRRHTKVALEHKRDKARGQGQPGALESSLEGSTKV
- the LOC136428707 gene encoding uncharacterized protein encodes the protein MDGAGQTLCLAVVLLMTTCLSTCGRAPWGWNSYDSMDGYSPMMNETAVLQIAAAQRAQLLYYGYDHLVLDAGWFWNITASAPHLDDFGRPLPDPERFPSSKGTNGLEILARQVQDKGLKFGVWFLRGIPVQAVKDKLRIYGTQYTADQIALPATQCSWDNMNYGINTSHPAAMHYYRSITDMFSSWGVDLIKADCFYGGEIHKDEVALFSQAVSQTTRTMTLSYSPGNGANVTVAQWLVDNGYADTYRITADTWDSWTGAEGIAKQFPAAAAHAKLIGAGDTYPDLDLLPLGHLGHLSGAHSPPRSTRLTTVEQRTAMTLWCMARSPLMFGGKLPTDDLTLGLLTHKELLRLHEFSTGNHPVYQAGDAVVWHAVSTKPVTLVEHYVAFFNLAVDHSLTVAVNFTDLGLSSGELYSVIDAWDSSNLGLYKDSFSATVYARGSGLYRVIKDLTPPS